From Hemibagrus wyckioides isolate EC202008001 linkage group LG11, SWU_Hwy_1.0, whole genome shotgun sequence:
acagacacgccacacagacacgccacgcaccacacagacacgtcacgcaccacacagacacgtcacacaggcgcaccacacagacacgtcacgcgccacacagacacgccacacagacacgccacgcaccacacagacacgtcacgcACCACACAGGCGCACCACACAGGcgcaccacacacagacacatcacgcaccacacacacgcaccacacagacacgtcacgcgccacacagacacgccacacagacacgtcacgcACCACACAGGcgcaccacacacagacacgtcacacagacacgcgccacacagacacgcgccacacagacacgtcacgcaccacacagacacgtcacgcaccacacagacacgccacgcgccacacagacacgccacgcgccacacagacacgccacgcgccacacagacacgccacgcgccacacagacacgccacacagacacgccacgcaCCACACAGgcgcaccacacagacacgccacgcaCCACACAggcgcgccacacagacacgtcacgcgccacacagacacgtcacgcgccacacagacacgccacgcaCCACACAGgcgcaccacacagacacgtcacgcgccacacagacacgccacgcaCCACACAGgcgcaccacacagacacgtcacgcgccacacagacacgccacgcaCCACACAGGcgcaccacatacacacacgtcacgcgccacacagacacgtcacgcgccacacagacacgtcacgcgccacacagacacgtcacgcgccacacagacacgtcacgcgccacacacgcaccacacacacgccacgcacCACACAATCAGTAAATGCACTAAAGCAGTGtgttgctctgtctctctctctctctctcattatcttTTAATTCTCTCCACATCTCTccccacctgtctctctctctctcgccttttCCCTCATtccatctttctctcccctTGTCATATCCCTCcacctctctccttctctctctgttcctctccaTCGGTCTGTTCCTCTCTCGTTGTCTCCCTCCCACAGTTATCGGCCTTTCTCTTTCCACcttcctctccctttctctgtttgtctctacccatcccctctctctctctctctctctctctctctctctctatctctccctgtgCGTGTGTCTAGGACGGCTGTAACATTAGCACAGAGACAGACGAGTGCAATGAAGCGGAAGGTGATTGGGTTTGGTTGTGTAACGCCTCCGCTTGATTAGATAAAGACAAAagaaacacacccacacccaccgaTTGTATGAGTACAAACACCCAGAGCTCATGTTGGAGAACTTCACCTCCTCCTAAAACACCTCTACACTTTTACTCTTAATAAAAAAGACCCAATCTATGAATATGCAACAAAAATCAACGAATATGCAAATAGGAAAATATATGCAAAAAGTCCCGCCTCCTGTCCCAAATTCTGTCTGCAGAGCCAACACCAAGCTAAACTCGCTATCACTCCACATCTTCTGAACGATTCATTTAGCCAAACAATTAGGGATCCATTTCACAGTTACCATGACAACTGCCATCTACGTTAGCTTGGTTAAACAGCTAGTGAGCTTGTTAGAACACAGATTCAACCCCCTTTGTTTGCATATCATTTAGATACGAGTAGATAAAATGGAGTTCTGACATCACAAAATGAGCGAATGTCACCCCGCCCCTAATCTGTTacatacaaaatgtattcaagaaaaacaaaaactgcgGATTgcttacctgtgtgtgtgtgagtgtgtgtgtgtgtgtgtgtaatgtgcgAGTTCATCCAGCACAGATGACACGACTGATCCTGCTGTGGAGCTCCTGAGCGTCAGGCCGGTCCTGCGGGTTGACCGAGAGCATGTCCTGCAGGAGTTTGCGGAGGGCGGAGGACATGTGCGAGCGGCGCCGCTGCGGGATACTCAGAACCATCTTCGGGTTCTCAAGCAGAGCCTCGCCTACGGGTACGATGTCGGCGCCCTGGCGTACGTATGTCCCAAGCTGCTCGCGCTTCGATTCTCTGTCTATGAAGGTGATCCGCTCAATCATGGCCCAGATGATGATGCCTAGGGCAAAGATGTCAGCCTTGGCCGTGTAGTGCCCCTCCCACACCTCGGGCGCCATGTAGAAGTCCGACCCGCACGCCGATGACAGCCAGAACTTGTTCACATTGACTTCGGGTTTATTTTTGTCCTCGCTGTCGGAGCAGCCCCCTGGCCCGGACCCGAGTCCCGCGCACACTTTACTCAGCCCGAAGTCTGCCACCTTCAACACCGGCGCTCCGGAACGCTCCGAGATCAGGATGTTGTCCGGCTTCAGGTCTCTGTGCACGATGTTGTTCTGGTGCAGGAAGGCCACGGCGCTGCTCAGCTGCTGCATGAAGCTGGTGTTGGTGTGCGGGTCCGGCTGCCGGGACAGGACAAAGCGGTTCAGATCGCCTCCTTCACAGAACTCCATCACGAACCACAAGTAACACGGCTCAGCACACGAAACACGCTCACCTGAGAACAGCACAAGACCAGACATCAGGAGTgacctcacacccacactcacactcacccacactcactcacccaccctcacccacacacacccacactcacccacactcacactcacccacgctcacccacccaccctcacccacacacacccacactcactcacccacccacactcactcacccaccctcacccacacacacccacactcactcactcacccaccctcacccacccacccacacacacactcactcacccaccctcacccacacacacccacactcacacactcacccacccaccctcactcacccaccctcacccactcacacccacactcactcactcacccaccctcactcaccctcactcatcCACCCTCACCCACccccactcacccaccctcacccactcacccaccctcactcacccaccctcactcaccctcacaccccaccctcacccactcacccaccctcactcacccacccaccctcacccacacactcacccaccctcacccacacactcacccaccctcacccactcacccaccctcacccactcaccccactcactcacccaccctcacccactcacccaccctcacccactcacccaccctcactcacccacccaccctcactcacccaccctcacccacactcactcacccacacccacccaccctcacccacacacccacactcacccactcacccaccctcacccactcacccaccctcactcacccaccctcactcacccaccctcactcacccaccctcactcactcacccacccaccctcacacacactcacccaccctcacccactcacccaccctcactcacccaccctcactcactcacccacccaccctcactcacacccacactcactcacccaccctcactcactcacccaccctcacccacactcactcaccctcacccaccctcactcacaccacCCTCACCCAcaccaccctcactcacccacactcactcacacccacactcactcaccctcacccaCACCACCCTCACCCACACcaccctcacacccacactcacccacccaccctcactcacccaccctcaccctcactcacccaccctcaccctcactcacccaccctcactcacccaccctcacccaccctcactcacccaccctcacccacactcactcacccaccctcacccacactcactcacccaccctcactcacccaccctcacccacactcactcacccactcacccaccctcactcacccaccctcactcacccacactcactcacccacactcacccactcacccacacaccctcactcacccacacccactcactcacccaccctcactcacccaccctcacccactcacccaccctcacccaccctcacccaccctcacccacccaccctcacccaccctcacccacccaccctcacccacccaccctcactcactcacccacactcactcactcacccacccacactcactcacccacccacactcactcacccaccctcacccactcacccaccctcacccactcacccaccctcacccactcacccaccctcactcacccacactcactcacacccacactcactcactcacccacactcactcacccaccctcactcaccctcactcacccacactcactcacccaccctcactcacccaccctcactcactcacccaccctcactcacccacccaccctcaaccacccaccctcactcacaccctcactcacccacccaccctcacccacactcactcactcacccaccctcactcactcacccacccaccctcactcactcacactcactcactcactcacccaccctcacccaccctcactcactcacccacccaccctcactcacccacactcactcactcacccacccacctcactcactcacccaccctcacccactcacaccctcactcacccaccccctcactcacacccacactcactcactcacccaccctcactcaccctcactcacccacctcctcacccacccaccctcacccactcactcacccactcacccacactcactcacccaccctcacccacactcactcacccaccctcacccacattcacccaccctcactcacccaccctcactcacactcacccaccctcactcacccaccctcacccaccctcactcacccaccctcacccacactcactcacccaccctcacccacactcacccaccctcactcacccacactcactcacccaccctcactcacccaccctcacccacactcaccctcacccacccaccctcacccacacacacacccaccctcacccacccactcactcacccacactcactcacccaccctcaaccacactcactcactcacactcactcacccacactcactcacccacccacacccactcactcacccaccctcactcacactcacccacactcactcacccaccctcactcacccacccacccccatccactcaccctctctcctcCCATTTCTCCCTCccatttctccctctctctcccccttcctCTCCCCCCATTTCTCCCTCTCCCCAACcctctctccccatttctccccctccctcccccatccctttcccctctctctctctctccctccccatccctttccctctctctctctctctctcccccccccctcccctccctctctctctctctctctctcccctccccatccctttcctctctctctctctctctctccccctccctttctctctctctctctctcctccccctccccatccctttctctctctctctctctctcccctccccatccctttctctctctctctctccctccccctccccatcccgtctctctctctctctcccctccccatccctttctctctctctctctctccccctccccatccctttctctctctctctctctccccctccccatccctttctctctctctctctctccccctccccatccctttctctctctctctctctccccctccccatccctttctctctctctctctccccctccccatccctttctctctctctctctccctccccctccccatccctttctctctcgctctctccccctccccatccctttctctctctctctctccccctccccatccctttctctctctctctctctctctccccctcccccatccctttctctctctctctctccccctccccatccctttctctctctctctctccccctcccccatccctttctctctctctctctccctctctccctccccatccctttctctctctctctctccccctccccatccctttctctctctctctctctcccctccccatcccttctctctctctctctctccccctccccatccctttctctctctctctctccccctccccatccctttctctctctctctctcctcccccctccccatccctttctctctctctctctccccctccccatccctttctctctctctctctccctctcctccccatccctttctctctctctctctccccctccccatccctttctctctctctctctccccctccccatccctttctctctctctctctccccctccccatccctttctctctctctctctccccctccccatccctttctctctctctctctccccctccccatccctttctctctctctctctctctcccctccccatcctttctctctctctctctccccctccccatccctttctctctctctctctctcccctccccatccctttctctctctctctctcccctcctctccccatccctttctctctctctctctcccccctccccatccctttctctctctctctctccccctccccatccctttctctctctctctctccccctccccatccctttctctctctctctctccccctccccatccctttctctctctctctctccccctccccatccctttctctctctctctctctctcccctccccatccctttctctctctctctctccccctccccatccctttctctctctctctctcccctccccatccctttctctctctctctctccccctccccatccctttctctctctctctctccctcctccccatccctttctctctctctctctccccctccccatccctttctctctctctctctccccctccccatccctttctctctctctctctctccccctccccatccctttctctctctctctctccccctccccatccctttctctctctctctctccccctccccatccctttctctctctctctctccccctccccatccctttctctctctctctctccccctccccatccctttctctctctctctctctcccctccccatccctttctctctctctctctccccctccccatccctttctctctctctctctccccctccccatccctttctctctctctctctccccctccccatccctttctctctctctctctccccctccccatccctttctctctctctctctccccctcccatccctttctctctctctctctccccctccccatccctttctctctctctctctccccctccccatccctttct
This genomic window contains:
- the stk35l gene encoding serine/threonine kinase 35, like, which gives rise to MDTGQRQRRRMTRACKRSSEHGEHVPVLRSLSTGNVRAHSTATAAMEEGEGEREEDHPLEQTVSAPRYSLVREVGRGSYGVVYEAVARSSGTVVAVKKLRCDAPENVELALAEFWALTSLEKRHENVVQLEECVLQRNGMAQKMSHGNKSSRQYLRLVETSLKGERVSCAEPCYLWFVMEFCEGGDLNRFVLSRQPDPHTNTSFMQQLSSAVAFLHQNNIVHRDLKPDNILISERSGAPVLKVADFGLSKVCAGLGSGPGGCSDSEDKNKPEVNVNKFWLSSACGSDFYMAPEVWEGHYTAKADIFALGIIIWAMIERITFIDRESKREQLGTYVRQGADIVPVGEALLENPKMVLSIPQRRRSHMSSALRKLLQDMLSVNPQDRPDAQELHSRISRVICAG